The following are from one region of the Rosistilla carotiformis genome:
- a CDS encoding efflux RND transporter permease subunit translates to MLEKFVNHKVLANVLMLSLIGLGIYAIPRLQKETFPRFDSSEIQVRMTYRGASAEDVEQGICLPIEDAIDGIQNVKKVTCTAQEGSATVVVEIDEGADIATALSDIETEVDAITDFPAGAEDLIVTELNRSDRVLTIAVTGPMDEDSLKDYCEGFKQKLKRLPGVSLVEIEGFSDRQLRIELDAAALRRLGLSAQAVSQAVRSQNLDVPVGTIESEHEDLLLRMVEQKQTPQEIEDIVISGVTGRAEVKIGDIGRVVDRFADAEQMSWIDGKRAGIIQVNKTRSQDTTKIAEVVRDFVVKEQQRHPQLQISITSDGAELIMSRLTLLAKNAWQGVVLVFLVMWLFFNFRLSFWVVMSLPVSFMGAFFVLPLVGQSLNMMSSVAILMATGILMDDGIVIAENIARHVSMGKKSMQAAVDGVREVAIGVISSFLTTCSVLCPLFVLEGHMGKVLRVIPMVLLTTLIVSLVEAFLILPSHLGHSLAHHESDAPRGLRRKIDGGVDWVRESLFGSLIDFAIRWRYLTVGMSIAAFILSIAMVTGGLVNFRPFPVLEGDRVEARILMPQGTPLAETTAIVRHINEAAARTNERFPDQPGGAELVESVMSMFNENTDAGEAGPHVATVSIKMLAPDERTTSTDDFTRALREEVGRIPNAISVSIAEATPGPAGRAVEVLFKSDDLETAHAAAMESQKWLSQYDGVHNFNIDLRPGKQEIRLHLKPDAVALGLNVEAMSSQLSTAFQGAKISDIQAGVDQYEINVQLDAESRNTLESFLDFEFILPGGVQVPLQSVANLETTYGWSKISRVDGWRTVTLIADTYTQVVNTTNLMREYKSEFMPKLAERYDGLQVSLGGEAERSSETGSSMASLFLMGLFGIYAILCFQFESWLEPLIVMAAIPMSLIGVIFGHMGMGVDICMPSLIGFVSLAGIVVNDSILLVMFLKKERVEGKPNVDSARSASRLRFRAIMLTSMTTMVGLLPLTLERSTQAQVLIPTAISIVFGLLTSTVLVLVVIPCAYVIMCDLRLVRSEDNESAVAH, encoded by the coding sequence GTGCTAGAGAAATTCGTTAACCATAAGGTGTTGGCCAACGTGCTGATGCTGTCCCTCATCGGACTGGGAATCTACGCCATCCCGCGACTGCAGAAGGAAACCTTTCCGCGGTTCGACAGCTCAGAAATCCAGGTTCGGATGACGTACAGGGGCGCGTCAGCTGAAGACGTAGAACAAGGAATTTGTTTGCCGATCGAGGATGCGATCGACGGAATCCAGAACGTTAAAAAGGTTACCTGCACGGCGCAAGAGGGTTCGGCGACGGTCGTGGTTGAGATCGATGAAGGAGCTGACATCGCGACGGCGCTCAGCGATATCGAAACCGAAGTCGACGCGATCACGGACTTTCCCGCGGGAGCAGAAGACCTGATCGTCACCGAGCTGAATCGCAGCGATCGGGTGCTCACGATCGCCGTCACTGGCCCCATGGATGAAGACTCGCTGAAAGATTATTGCGAAGGCTTCAAACAAAAACTTAAACGCTTGCCCGGTGTTTCGCTGGTCGAGATCGAGGGGTTTTCGGATCGGCAACTTCGTATTGAATTGGATGCCGCCGCGCTGCGTCGTTTGGGACTGTCCGCCCAAGCCGTTTCGCAAGCCGTCCGCAGTCAAAACTTGGATGTCCCGGTAGGCACGATCGAATCGGAACACGAAGACCTGTTGTTGCGGATGGTCGAACAAAAACAAACTCCGCAGGAAATCGAAGACATCGTCATCAGCGGAGTGACCGGTCGTGCGGAAGTAAAAATCGGCGACATCGGACGCGTCGTGGATCGGTTTGCCGACGCCGAGCAAATGTCTTGGATCGATGGGAAGCGGGCGGGCATCATTCAAGTCAACAAGACTCGGTCGCAGGACACCACCAAAATCGCTGAAGTGGTTCGTGACTTTGTCGTCAAAGAACAACAGCGGCATCCTCAGTTACAGATCTCCATCACGAGTGATGGAGCCGAATTGATCATGAGCCGGCTGACGCTGTTGGCCAAAAACGCTTGGCAGGGCGTGGTGCTGGTCTTCTTGGTGATGTGGTTGTTTTTCAATTTCCGACTTTCGTTCTGGGTTGTAATGAGCCTGCCGGTGTCGTTCATGGGCGCGTTCTTTGTACTGCCGTTGGTGGGGCAGAGCCTGAACATGATGTCGTCCGTGGCGATTCTGATGGCGACCGGAATCTTGATGGACGACGGGATCGTGATCGCCGAAAACATTGCTCGCCACGTTTCGATGGGCAAGAAATCGATGCAGGCCGCCGTCGATGGTGTTCGTGAAGTCGCCATTGGCGTGATCTCATCATTCCTGACCACCTGCAGTGTGCTGTGTCCGCTGTTTGTACTCGAAGGGCACATGGGCAAGGTATTGCGAGTGATCCCGATGGTGCTGCTGACGACATTGATCGTCAGTCTGGTCGAAGCGTTCTTGATACTTCCCAGTCACCTCGGCCACTCGCTGGCCCATCATGAAAGCGACGCGCCGCGAGGGCTGCGGAGAAAGATTGATGGCGGAGTGGATTGGGTTCGCGAGAGTCTGTTCGGAAGTCTGATCGATTTCGCAATTCGTTGGCGTTACTTGACCGTGGGTATGTCGATCGCCGCGTTCATTCTGTCGATCGCGATGGTCACAGGCGGGTTGGTGAATTTCAGGCCATTCCCTGTCTTGGAAGGGGACAGGGTGGAGGCTCGGATCTTGATGCCTCAGGGAACGCCGCTTGCCGAAACCACCGCGATCGTGCGGCACATCAACGAGGCCGCCGCTCGCACCAACGAGCGGTTTCCGGATCAGCCGGGGGGTGCCGAATTGGTGGAGTCGGTAATGTCGATGTTCAATGAGAACACGGACGCTGGCGAAGCGGGACCTCATGTCGCAACGGTCTCGATCAAAATGTTGGCACCCGATGAAAGAACTACTTCGACCGACGATTTCACTCGCGCGTTGCGAGAAGAAGTCGGCCGAATCCCCAACGCTATTTCTGTCTCCATCGCCGAAGCCACTCCAGGACCGGCGGGACGCGCCGTCGAAGTGCTCTTCAAAAGCGACGACTTGGAAACCGCTCATGCGGCCGCGATGGAAAGTCAAAAGTGGCTGTCGCAATACGACGGCGTGCATAACTTCAACATTGATTTAAGGCCAGGAAAACAAGAGATTCGTTTGCACCTGAAGCCAGACGCCGTCGCGCTCGGTTTGAACGTCGAGGCGATGTCGAGCCAATTGAGTACGGCGTTCCAGGGAGCCAAGATCAGCGACATTCAAGCCGGTGTCGATCAATACGAGATCAACGTGCAGCTGGATGCCGAAAGCCGGAACACGCTCGAATCGTTCTTGGACTTCGAGTTCATTCTTCCCGGCGGCGTGCAGGTTCCATTGCAATCGGTTGCGAATTTGGAAACGACCTACGGTTGGTCCAAAATCTCACGTGTGGACGGATGGCGGACGGTGACGTTGATCGCTGACACGTACACGCAGGTGGTGAACACGACGAATTTGATGCGAGAGTATAAGTCGGAGTTCATGCCCAAGCTGGCCGAAAGGTACGACGGCTTGCAGGTTTCGTTGGGCGGGGAAGCGGAACGGTCCAGCGAAACCGGTTCATCGATGGCTTCTCTATTCCTGATGGGGCTGTTCGGGATCTATGCGATCTTGTGTTTTCAATTCGAGAGCTGGCTGGAACCGTTGATCGTGATGGCAGCGATCCCGATGTCCTTGATCGGCGTGATCTTTGGACACATGGGCATGGGCGTCGACATTTGCATGCCCAGTCTGATCGGGTTCGTGTCGCTGGCGGGTATTGTTGTCAACGACTCGATTCTGTTGGTGATGTTTTTGAAAAAAGAACGCGTCGAAGGAAAGCCCAACGTCGACTCAGCCCGCAGTGCAAGTCGGTTGCGATTCCGCGCGATCATGTTGACCAGCATGACGACGATGGTCGGACTGTTACCTCTCACGTTAGAAAGAAGCACGCAGGCACAAGTGCTGATTCCCACCGCAATCTCGATCGTCTTTGGTCTGTTGACGTCCACGGTCTTGGTGCTGGTTGTCATCCCATGTGCCTACGTCATTATGTGTGACCTAAGACTGGTCCGGTCCGAGGACAACGAATCCGCGGTAGCTCATTGA
- a CDS encoding efflux RND transporter periplasmic adaptor subunit: MAKDGSWQTWGKRLMVLPPIVLAVVVFMWLAKHPPSLSKHAEEESARMLNTIVVPRLDVRPIVSGYGTAKYARSWRAVAQVQGRIKKINPDLRAGARIRAGKVLLEIDDSDYVSRVSELDAAMDQQRAEIEQLEQTILNGKKKLELQNETLLILRREFEREEELQARQAGSSASIDLKHRELLAQSEAMQDLENSLALVPSQIKALEAAMSQSEAQKVQALRDIERAKIATPFDMRVGEVQLEVGQFVSVGEALFTGYSGADMEVEVQLPLQDIHRLLVSEVGEKGLRESLTPETFKEMFQFEALIQVVGTDFTQSYPGEFLQVREVVDAQTKMVGFVVGVTNLPPSEQKRPQPPLLEGAFCDVDVLGKILSDQVVIPRRAIRNGSVFLVDDKNRLAKADVDVTFTQEDYAVVGSGLEGGETLVIANPSPAIIGMLVEPIAADDELEKLTDSVHVGDKLYQQAETELSQTSS, translated from the coding sequence ATGGCTAAAGACGGTTCCTGGCAGACGTGGGGCAAGCGATTGATGGTGTTGCCGCCGATCGTTTTGGCCGTCGTGGTTTTCATGTGGCTGGCCAAGCATCCGCCGTCACTGTCCAAGCATGCCGAGGAGGAAAGCGCTCGGATGCTGAACACCATTGTGGTACCGCGATTGGATGTTCGTCCCATCGTCAGCGGTTACGGGACTGCGAAATACGCTCGATCGTGGCGAGCAGTGGCTCAGGTTCAAGGCCGGATCAAAAAGATTAATCCAGACCTTCGGGCAGGAGCGCGAATCCGAGCGGGGAAAGTGTTGCTGGAAATCGACGATTCCGATTACGTCTCGCGCGTGAGCGAATTGGACGCAGCGATGGACCAGCAAAGAGCGGAGATCGAACAACTCGAACAGACAATTTTAAACGGCAAGAAAAAGCTCGAGCTCCAAAACGAAACCTTACTAATCTTAAGGCGAGAATTTGAACGCGAGGAAGAGCTGCAGGCACGGCAAGCCGGCTCGAGTGCTTCGATCGACTTGAAACATCGCGAACTGTTGGCTCAATCAGAAGCCATGCAGGATCTTGAAAACAGTTTGGCGTTGGTGCCTTCGCAGATTAAAGCCTTGGAGGCGGCCATGAGTCAGTCAGAGGCCCAGAAAGTTCAGGCACTGCGCGATATCGAAAGAGCCAAGATTGCAACACCATTCGATATGCGTGTAGGAGAGGTGCAGTTGGAAGTTGGCCAATTTGTCAGCGTTGGCGAAGCGTTGTTTACTGGTTACAGCGGTGCGGACATGGAGGTCGAGGTTCAGTTGCCGCTGCAGGACATTCACCGATTGCTTGTTTCTGAAGTCGGTGAGAAGGGACTGCGTGAAAGCCTGACTCCGGAAACGTTCAAGGAGATGTTTCAATTCGAGGCCTTGATCCAAGTCGTCGGAACCGATTTCACACAATCGTATCCTGGAGAATTTTTGCAAGTGCGAGAAGTGGTGGACGCTCAAACCAAAATGGTCGGCTTCGTGGTCGGCGTGACGAATTTGCCACCGTCCGAACAAAAACGACCGCAACCACCATTGCTAGAAGGAGCGTTTTGCGACGTCGATGTTTTGGGGAAAATTCTGTCCGACCAAGTCGTGATTCCAAGACGAGCGATTCGCAACGGATCCGTTTTCCTGGTCGATGACAAAAACCGTTTAGCCAAAGCGGATGTTGATGTGACCTTCACTCAAGAAGATTACGCCGTGGTCGGGTCTGGATTAGAGGGGGGCGAGACGTTGGTGATCGCAAACCCTTCGCCCGCGATTATAGGCATGTTGGTCGAACCGATCGCTGCGGATGACGAACTGGAAAAACTGACCGATTCGGTTCACGTCGGCGACAAACTTTATCAGCAGGCCGAGACAGAGTTATCGCAGACCAGTTCGTGA
- a CDS encoding family 16 glycoside hydrolase produces MPSINLSIALPRLLLSLGLSLSLIATTTAQDAADKPAAAATEAKEKTEASKPPAEAAEKESKPADSKPAEAKPQEKPEAKPEDKPEAKQEKKADEKPAKPKKEAEPAKPAAEEPKAEAKPEPKKITSLGYSSTPFIRGQRWKVHDMNRPRPRAIVPGNASTYDKPGTAPSDAIVLFDGNNLDNWGQLLPEDPGSIYQPLWSVADGAVTVVPETGHLRTLDTFADCQLHIEWASPEEVQGASQERGDSGVLLMGKYEVQILDSFNNRTFADGQAGAIFGQHPPMVNASRPSGQWQVYDIVFEAPTFKDGKLESPAYLTVIHNGILLHHRRELVGSVKDKELQPYSEDQPAGPILLQNHGTPVRYRNIWIRPLN; encoded by the coding sequence ATGCCTTCGATCAACCTCTCAATCGCACTTCCCCGTCTGCTCCTTTCCCTCGGTTTGAGCCTGTCGCTGATTGCGACCACCACAGCTCAAGATGCCGCCGACAAGCCAGCGGCAGCGGCCACCGAAGCGAAGGAAAAAACAGAAGCGTCCAAACCGCCGGCCGAAGCTGCGGAAAAGGAATCCAAACCGGCGGATTCGAAGCCAGCCGAAGCGAAGCCTCAAGAAAAACCGGAAGCGAAACCGGAAGACAAGCCCGAGGCGAAGCAGGAGAAGAAGGCTGACGAAAAGCCAGCCAAGCCGAAGAAGGAAGCTGAGCCGGCCAAGCCTGCGGCGGAGGAACCCAAAGCCGAAGCGAAGCCCGAACCGAAAAAGATCACGTCGTTGGGCTACAGCAGCACACCCTTTATTCGCGGCCAACGCTGGAAGGTTCACGACATGAACCGCCCCCGCCCGCGAGCGATCGTGCCTGGGAACGCGTCGACTTATGACAAGCCAGGCACCGCGCCAAGCGACGCGATCGTGCTGTTCGATGGCAACAATCTCGACAACTGGGGCCAGCTGTTGCCCGAAGATCCCGGTTCGATCTATCAACCTCTTTGGTCGGTCGCTGACGGTGCGGTGACCGTCGTTCCCGAAACCGGTCACCTGCGCACGCTCGATACGTTTGCCGATTGCCAGCTGCACATCGAATGGGCGTCGCCCGAAGAGGTTCAAGGAGCCAGCCAAGAACGTGGCGACAGCGGCGTGTTGTTGATGGGCAAATACGAAGTACAGATCCTCGATTCGTTCAACAATCGCACCTTTGCCGATGGACAAGCGGGCGCGATCTTTGGCCAGCACCCACCGATGGTCAACGCCTCGCGCCCCAGCGGCCAATGGCAGGTCTACGATATCGTCTTCGAAGCACCGACCTTCAAAGATGGCAAACTGGAATCACCCGCTTATCTGACGGTGATCCATAACGGCATCCTGTTGCACCACCGCCGCGAACTGGTCGGAAGCGTGAAAGATAAAGAGCTGCAGCCATACAGCGAAGATCAACCGGCCGGGCCGATCTTGTTGCAGAACCACGGCACTCCCGTCCGCTATCGCAACATCTGGATTCGTCCACTGAACTGA
- a CDS encoding RNA polymerase sigma factor, which produces MPESIATTASLVGRLRARDSDAWSRFSVIYCPLVYRWARQAGLQSSDTDDVVQEVFRGVTSTIDSYRNQSVSGSFRRWLWGITRHKLADHFHAAAAHPPAVGGSDANQRLQELPNKPPEEIRDDGSYDAEAWILRRALGLLESDFEERTWRAFWRTAIDNCSAAEAGEELDMSSKAVRQAKYRVLHRLRSELQDQVDW; this is translated from the coding sequence ATGCCAGAATCCATCGCAACCACTGCGAGTCTCGTCGGGCGATTGCGTGCTCGCGACTCCGATGCTTGGTCGCGGTTTTCGGTGATCTATTGCCCACTGGTCTATCGTTGGGCTCGGCAGGCTGGGTTGCAATCGTCCGACACCGATGATGTCGTCCAGGAAGTCTTCCGCGGCGTGACGTCCACGATCGACAGCTATCGAAATCAAAGCGTTTCGGGGAGTTTTCGACGATGGCTGTGGGGGATCACGCGACATAAGCTCGCCGATCATTTTCACGCCGCTGCCGCGCATCCGCCGGCGGTTGGAGGGTCCGATGCGAATCAGCGGCTTCAAGAGTTGCCTAATAAACCGCCTGAGGAGATCCGCGACGATGGTTCCTACGATGCCGAGGCGTGGATCTTGCGTCGAGCTCTTGGATTGCTTGAATCCGATTTCGAGGAACGAACTTGGCGCGCGTTCTGGAGGACTGCAATCGACAATTGTTCAGCCGCAGAGGCAGGCGAAGAATTAGACATGAGTTCGAAAGCCGTTCGTCAGGCCAAGTATCGCGTGTTGCATCGACTCCGATCGGAACTTCAAGACCAAGTCGACTGGTAG
- a CDS encoding serine/threonine-protein kinase, producing the protein MRLTDCPPNEALAAYVSGALEEESVQSVSEHVEVCPSCEEAVCNLESSSDRLLEKLRLPLPQDPFAEEEGCDRAIELVKEIGLEPTFIGEDATVAGSNPGDASNGKKAPPPEIVGMLGQYELIKKLGQGGMGAVYKAKHTRLRRIVALKVLPANLLQDEAAIARFDREMQAVGALDHPNIIRASDAGEIDGTHYLVMELIKGDDLAVVARRRGRLPVADACEVIRQAAVGLQHAMENGLVHRDIKPANLMLSQKGQVKILDMGLALLETPFGDDDGLTSTGQIMGTVDYMAPEQVTNSHNVDIRGDIYALGCTIDRLLSGVAPFQDGKYDNVIFKAMAHVDTPPLPLGERRAGLPAELLAIVDRTLGKKPADRFQTPTEQSSTLREFHTVNRHDER; encoded by the coding sequence ATGCGTTTAACAGACTGCCCGCCAAACGAAGCGTTGGCTGCCTACGTTTCCGGTGCGCTCGAAGAAGAATCCGTCCAGTCGGTTTCCGAACACGTCGAAGTCTGCCCGTCCTGCGAAGAAGCTGTATGCAACCTTGAATCCAGCTCCGACAGGCTCCTGGAGAAACTCCGGCTTCCCCTTCCGCAGGATCCCTTCGCGGAAGAGGAGGGCTGTGATCGCGCGATCGAATTAGTCAAAGAGATTGGCCTGGAGCCGACATTTATTGGCGAAGATGCCACGGTCGCCGGGTCCAATCCCGGCGACGCATCGAATGGGAAGAAGGCTCCGCCGCCAGAAATCGTAGGGATGCTTGGACAATATGAATTGATCAAGAAGTTGGGGCAGGGGGGCATGGGGGCGGTTTACAAAGCCAAACACACGCGGCTGCGGCGCATCGTCGCCTTGAAGGTGCTGCCCGCGAATCTGTTGCAGGATGAAGCTGCCATCGCCCGCTTTGATCGTGAGATGCAGGCAGTCGGAGCGTTGGACCACCCCAACATCATCCGCGCCAGCGACGCTGGCGAGATCGATGGCACACATTACCTGGTGATGGAGCTGATCAAGGGAGACGATCTTGCGGTCGTCGCGCGCCGTCGCGGCCGATTGCCGGTCGCGGACGCTTGCGAAGTGATCCGGCAAGCCGCTGTTGGACTGCAGCATGCGATGGAAAATGGCCTGGTCCATCGCGACATCAAACCAGCCAACTTGATGCTCAGCCAAAAAGGACAGGTCAAAATTCTGGACATGGGGTTGGCATTGCTCGAAACTCCTTTCGGTGACGACGACGGATTGACCTCGACCGGGCAGATCATGGGCACCGTCGACTACATGGCACCCGAGCAAGTCACCAACAGCCACAACGTCGACATCCGTGGCGACATCTACGCGTTGGGCTGTACGATCGATCGGTTGCTCAGCGGCGTGGCGCCGTTCCAGGATGGGAAGTACGACAACGTTATCTTCAAGGCGATGGCTCACGTCGATACACCACCGCTACCGCTGGGCGAGCGGCGAGCCGGCTTGCCTGCGGAGTTGCTCGCAATCGTTGACAGGACGTTGGGCAAGAAACCAGCCGACCGTTTTCAAACACCGACGGAACAATCATCGACGCTGCGCGAATTCCACACAGTGAATCGTCACGACGAACGATAG
- a CDS encoding tributyrin esterase — protein sequence MSDEAKSESLATIDISELDAGEVLERLRAVEMPETIDHDTPSIELRRARGGDNLLMGLDKPWRIDVRGTLGDYALAFNRLAHVRVRGSVGDGLGESMVSGAVRVHGNAGVGVGVAMTGGTLAVYGNAGDGCAAALRGGEVFVRGDVGHNAAHGALHGTLVIGGDAGMNLGEAMMDAMIFIRGRIGSLGQGVAELPLIPKDSVRLGLLLINAGIRGDAKDFRRIVPQRVFDEEQRRKGVIGHPSWR from the coding sequence GTGTCGGATGAGGCAAAGAGCGAATCGTTGGCGACGATCGACATTTCTGAATTGGACGCCGGCGAGGTTCTCGAGCGGTTGCGTGCTGTCGAAATGCCCGAAACGATCGATCACGACACGCCATCGATCGAACTCCGCCGTGCCCGTGGTGGCGACAATCTATTGATGGGGTTAGACAAACCGTGGCGGATCGATGTCCGCGGAACGCTGGGGGATTACGCGTTGGCGTTCAATCGCTTGGCTCATGTCCGGGTAAGAGGCTCGGTGGGCGACGGTTTGGGCGAGAGCATGGTCTCCGGGGCGGTTCGCGTTCACGGGAATGCGGGCGTTGGCGTCGGTGTGGCGATGACCGGCGGAACGCTAGCCGTTTACGGGAACGCGGGGGACGGATGCGCTGCGGCACTGCGTGGCGGCGAGGTCTTTGTCCGGGGCGACGTCGGCCACAACGCGGCTCACGGAGCCCTGCACGGAACGCTGGTGATCGGCGGCGACGCGGGGATGAATCTTGGCGAAGCGATGATGGACGCGATGATCTTCATTCGCGGCCGGATCGGTTCGCTGGGCCAGGGCGTTGCCGAGCTGCCGTTGATTCCTAAGGACAGCGTCCGTCTGGGCCTGCTGTTGATCAACGCCGGGATCCGCGGCGATGCCAAAGATTTCCGCCGGATCGTGCCGCAACGCGTCTTCGACGAGGAACAGCGGCGGAAGGGAGTGATCGGTCATCCGTCGTGGCGATGA
- a CDS encoding TIGR00282 family metallophosphoesterase has product MRLLFLGDIVGKPGVQACVAMVPGLRDELQTDLVIVNAENSADGSGLTVKQFQKLAANGIDAFTMGDHIYRKREIIPVLEKDSRIVKPANYPATAPGKTFALVETASGIQVAIVSLMGRVYMRPVDCPFAAVDRVLAEIPENVKVRFVDLHAEATSDKQLLGRYLDGRVSAALGTHTHVPTADARILPGGTAFMCDVGMSGAYESIIGREIDPVMQTTLTFTPTFFHVASKDVRLCGAVIDIDPETGKATSIERFERSWSENA; this is encoded by the coding sequence TTGCGTTTATTGTTTTTAGGAGACATCGTCGGCAAGCCTGGCGTGCAGGCTTGTGTTGCGATGGTGCCAGGTCTACGCGACGAATTGCAGACCGATTTGGTGATCGTTAACGCGGAAAATTCCGCTGACGGATCGGGGCTAACCGTTAAGCAATTCCAAAAGTTGGCGGCAAACGGAATCGATGCGTTTACGATGGGAGACCACATCTATCGCAAACGCGAAATCATTCCGGTGCTTGAGAAAGATTCGCGGATCGTCAAACCGGCCAACTACCCCGCCACAGCCCCCGGCAAAACCTTCGCTCTCGTGGAGACGGCGTCGGGAATTCAAGTCGCCATCGTCTCGCTGATGGGCCGCGTCTACATGCGTCCCGTCGACTGCCCCTTCGCCGCTGTGGATCGCGTGTTGGCGGAGATTCCCGAGAACGTGAAAGTCCGATTTGTCGACCTGCACGCCGAAGCGACCAGCGACAAACAACTGCTCGGTCGCTATCTCGATGGCCGCGTCAGCGCAGCTCTTGGCACGCACACGCATGTCCCCACCGCGGACGCTCGCATCCTGCCCGGCGGCACCGCGTTCATGTGCGACGTGGGGATGAGTGGTGCGTACGAGAGTATCATCGGCCGTGAGATCGACCCGGTGATGCAGACGACCCTCACCTTCACCCCCACCTTCTTCCATGTCGCCAGCAAAGACGTCCGCTTATGCGGCGCGGTGATCGACATCGATCCAGAGACCGGCAAAGCGACATCGATCGAAAGATTCGAACGATCGTGGAGCGAAAACGCGTAA
- a CDS encoding kelch repeat-containing protein: protein MNINLSRLLQLSFALLVMMSSQATAHFPWLAIDDDRHPILYFGEDVTDRQYHLPESLAEYPLAHLDADGKRTALSMQPIDNDDLIGLRAEAAVPASGSIVGSQTYGLMRGSKLVYYTQQLLDTDPAKWAKTAPAGIDLAASLIPQEDGIRVAVTFKGKPLPEVDVKLYCDDGDEEGSATTDDQGAVVFTAKQLESGYNALRVGFTDKQETGKWKDEAFEGAAHYLTVAFPWQLEKQAAPAAKDQVSVSPTKMADLPEELTSFGGAIAGGKLYVYGGHTGSAHSYSTAEQSNRLWALDLEQPSEWKKLPAGPRMQGLGLVAHGDKLIRVGGFTAMNAEGEDHDLQSQSTVSQFDTATNQWTDLAPLPEPRSSLGAAILGDVVYVASGWAMGDAEENVWHQTAWKMDLSKSPATWQPIATPPFQRRAVSVSAHDGKIYVIGGMGHEGKPSTRTDIYDPKTDTWTEGPQLIGKPMTGFGNAAYSQAGQLYVTAIDGTIQRLRSDGTQWEIVGKCDPGRFFHVMLPLGDRSLILVGGANMSIGKFTDIERIDIK, encoded by the coding sequence ATGAACATCAACCTCTCGCGTTTGCTTCAATTGAGTTTCGCTTTGCTTGTGATGATGAGCAGCCAAGCGACGGCCCACTTTCCTTGGCTTGCGATCGACGACGATCGACATCCGATCCTCTACTTCGGTGAAGATGTCACCGACCGCCAGTACCACCTGCCCGAATCGCTCGCCGAATATCCGCTGGCGCATCTGGATGCCGACGGCAAGCGAACCGCGTTGTCGATGCAGCCGATCGACAACGACGATCTGATCGGTCTGCGAGCCGAAGCGGCGGTTCCCGCCAGCGGCAGCATCGTCGGTTCTCAAACCTACGGCCTGATGCGTGGCAGCAAGCTGGTCTACTACACACAACAATTGCTCGACACCGATCCTGCCAAGTGGGCGAAAACTGCTCCCGCCGGAATCGATCTCGCCGCCAGCCTGATTCCCCAGGAAGACGGGATCCGCGTCGCGGTCACTTTTAAAGGCAAGCCGTTGCCCGAGGTCGACGTAAAACTTTATTGCGACGACGGAGATGAAGAGGGTTCGGCGACGACCGACGATCAAGGAGCGGTTGTCTTTACCGCAAAGCAACTGGAGTCGGGATACAACGCTTTGCGCGTTGGCTTCACCGACAAACAGGAGACGGGCAAATGGAAAGACGAAGCCTTCGAAGGGGCCGCCCACTATCTGACGGTTGCCTTTCCATGGCAGCTGGAAAAACAAGCGGCTCCGGCGGCGAAGGATCAGGTTTCGGTAAGTCCAACCAAGATGGCCGACCTGCCTGAGGAGCTGACGAGTTTTGGCGGAGCGATCGCCGGCGGCAAGCTGTACGTCTACGGTGGCCACACCGGATCGGCCCACTCGTATTCGACGGCCGAGCAATCGAACCGGTTGTGGGCGTTGGATCTAGAACAACCAAGCGAGTGGAAAAAATTGCCCGCCGGACCGCGAATGCAAGGTTTGGGACTGGTCGCTCACGGTGACAAACTGATCCGCGTCGGTGGCTTCACTGCGATGAATGCCGAAGGGGAGGATCACGATCTGCAATCGCAATCGACGGTCAGCCAGTTCGATACGGCGACCAACCAGTGGACCGATTTGGCGCCGTTGCCCGAGCCGCGATCGTCGCTCGGCGCAGCGATCTTGGGTGACGTCGTTTACGTCGCTAGCGGATGGGCGATGGGAGATGCCGAAGAGAACGTCTGGCATCAGACCGCCTGGAAAATGGATCTCAGCAAGTCTCCGGCGACTTGGCAACCGATTGCCACTCCACCGTTTCAACGCCGAGCTGTCAGCGTCAGTGCACACGACGGAAAGATCTACGTGATCGGCGGCATGGGGCACGAGGGAAAACCGAGCACGCGAACCGACATCTACGATCCCAAAACCGACACCTGGACCGAGGGGCCACAACTGATCGGCAAACCGATGACCGGATTTGGCAACGCGGCCTATTCGCAGGCGGGCCAGCTGTATGTGACCGCGATCGACGGCACGATCCAACGGCTCCGCAGCGACGGCACGCAGTGGGAGATCGTCGGCAAGTGTGATCCAGGGCGCTTCTTTCACGTCATGCTTCCGCTGGGGGATCGTTCGCTAATACTGGTTGGTGGAGCGAACATGTCGATCGGAAAATTCACCGACATCGAGCGGATTGATATCAAATAG
- the hemP gene encoding hemin uptake protein HemP yields MTNDPAPQEDAAAKDPDLAAAALNLPKVIQFNDLPRCGDEVWITSDGQLYRLRKTRQGKLILTK; encoded by the coding sequence ATGACAAACGATCCCGCCCCGCAAGAGGATGCCGCCGCCAAAGATCCCGATCTGGCGGCGGCTGCTTTGAATCTTCCCAAAGTGATTCAATTCAACGATCTGCCCCGCTGTGGCGATGAGGTTTGGATCACCAGTGATGGGCAACTGTATCGGCTGCGAAAGACCCGCCAAGGAAAACTGATCTTAACGAAATGA